One genomic segment of uncultured Fretibacterium sp. includes these proteins:
- a CDS encoding ABC transporter permease, with protein sequence MTRYVLKRLLYSLVALFVAMSATFFIIHSVPGNPIEAMTEKLPESLRRQTFERYGFDRPLSEQYVLFWKRLLTEGDLGESLRYRGRGVGDILSRYAPVSGVLGLTAILWGAGLGVTLGVVAALHRGRALDYAVMLLAILGVSIPNFVLASLFQYFLAVRLGWFPVTGWGGFAHVVLPALALSFYSTAQYARFMRASCLEVLSQDYILAARARGMSRLRLVRRHVLRNAILPIVTLLGPQIALMFGGAFVVERIFSVPGLGFYFVSSVGDRDYTLIMGQTVFLSALYILSMLAVDVLYGFLDPRIRFARDGGGTL encoded by the coding sequence ATGACTCGGTACGTCCTCAAAAGGCTGCTCTACTCGCTCGTCGCCCTGTTCGTGGCGATGAGCGCCACGTTCTTCATCATCCACTCCGTGCCGGGCAACCCCATCGAGGCCATGACCGAGAAGCTGCCCGAGTCCCTGCGCCGCCAGACCTTCGAGCGCTACGGGTTCGACAGGCCCCTTTCGGAGCAATACGTGCTCTTCTGGAAGCGGCTGCTGACGGAGGGGGACCTGGGCGAGTCGCTGCGCTACCGGGGGCGGGGCGTCGGGGACATCCTCTCCCGCTACGCCCCCGTGTCCGGGGTGCTGGGCCTGACGGCCATCCTCTGGGGGGCGGGGCTCGGGGTCACACTGGGCGTCGTGGCGGCGCTCCACCGCGGAAGGGCGCTGGACTACGCGGTCATGCTCCTGGCGATCCTGGGGGTGTCCATCCCCAACTTCGTGCTGGCCTCCCTGTTCCAATACTTCCTGGCCGTGCGGCTGGGCTGGTTCCCCGTCACGGGCTGGGGCGGCTTCGCCCACGTCGTGCTCCCCGCCCTGGCCCTGTCCTTCTACTCCACGGCTCAGTACGCCCGCTTCATGCGCGCAAGCTGCCTGGAAGTCCTGAGCCAGGACTACATCCTGGCCGCGCGGGCCCGGGGCATGAGCCGCCTCCGCCTGGTTCGCCGGCACGTGCTGCGCAACGCCATCCTGCCCATCGTGACCCTGCTGGGGCCCCAGATCGCCCTGATGTTCGGCGGGGCCTTCGTGGTGGAGCGCATCTTCTCCGTGCCCGGGCTGGGGTTCTACTTCGTCTCGTCGGTCGGGGACCGGGACTACACCCTGATCATGGGGCAGACGGTCTTTTTGTCGGCCCTCTACATCCTGTCGATGCTGGCCGTGGACGTCCTCTACGGCTTTCTGGACCCCCGAATCCGCTTCGCGCGGGACGGCGGCGGAACCCTATGA
- a CDS encoding ABC transporter permease, which produces MTGMRAAGSDRMGDPARIGDSVRMEGTAPTDAELRPEDFRFVERPDEASFLLRPSVSYWQDAWRRLRRNRAALLSVALLALVTALCVVGPELTPYGHEALSMTEKNLGPSAAHWFGTDKMGRDLFTRVAVGGRASLIIALAGALIDILMGLLYGGVAAGLGGAVDNAMMRLADVLSSIPYLVLAVLVSLILGRGMASLLVAMTLTGWCNMAYLVRGQILQIKEQEFVLAARALGTSSWRILWKHLIPNIMGVMIVAVTFDIPLFIFGEAFLSYIGLGIQPPMTSWGALASGAQQQMLFYPWQLFFPTLFISLTMLSFQMLGDGLRDALDPRVRD; this is translated from the coding sequence ATGACGGGGATGCGCGCCGCCGGCTCCGATCGAATGGGGGACCCGGCACGGATCGGGGACTCGGTACGGATGGAGGGGACGGCCCCGACGGACGCGGAGCTCCGTCCGGAGGACTTTCGCTTCGTCGAGCGGCCCGACGAGGCCTCCTTCCTCCTCAGGCCGTCCGTGAGCTACTGGCAGGACGCCTGGCGCCGTCTGAGGCGCAACCGGGCGGCCCTCTTGTCCGTGGCGCTTTTGGCGCTCGTCACGGCGCTCTGCGTCGTGGGGCCGGAGCTGACGCCCTACGGGCACGAGGCGCTGAGCATGACCGAGAAGAACCTGGGGCCCTCCGCGGCCCACTGGTTCGGGACGGACAAGATGGGGCGCGACCTCTTCACTCGCGTCGCCGTGGGGGGGCGGGCCTCGCTGATCATCGCGCTCGCCGGCGCGCTGATCGACATCCTGATGGGCCTACTCTATGGTGGGGTGGCCGCCGGGCTGGGCGGCGCCGTCGACAACGCGATGATGCGCCTGGCGGACGTCCTGTCGAGCATCCCCTACCTGGTCCTGGCGGTACTGGTCTCCCTGATCCTGGGCCGCGGGATGGCGAGCCTGCTGGTCGCGATGACCCTGACGGGCTGGTGCAACATGGCCTATCTGGTCCGGGGGCAGATCCTGCAGATCAAGGAGCAGGAGTTCGTCCTGGCGGCCCGGGCCCTGGGGACCTCGTCGTGGCGGATCCTCTGGAAGCACCTGATCCCCAACATCATGGGCGTCATGATCGTCGCGGTCACCTTCGACATCCCCCTCTTCATCTTCGGGGAGGCCTTCCTGTCCTACATCGGACTGGGCATCCAGCCGCCCATGACCAGCTGGGGCGCGCTGGCCTCGGGCGCGCAGCAGCAGATGCTCTTTTATCCCTGGCAGCTCTTCTTTCCCACGCTCTTCATCAGCCTGACCATGCTCTCCTTCCAGATGCTGGGCGACGGGCTCCGCGACGCGCTGGACCCCCGCGTGAGGGACTGA
- a CDS encoding ABC transporter ATP-binding protein → MNGADKGIAHEKIAGGGTEDGKILEVRNLNVHLNTRDGRLHVVRDVSFALGSGETLVTVGESGCGKSMTARALMRLLPDEAVEVPGSSRILYRGRDLLRLTEREMQRVRGRSLAMVFQDPSTSLDPTLTIGEQVEETLLLHTRLRGPERRLRVLEMLHAVGISSPETRMRQYPHELSGGMRQRVMIASALVGTPRVLIADEPTTALDVTTQADILDLIRELQRRFELSVLLVTHDLGVASEVGDRIQVMYAGQILESAPKRELLLRPAHPYTWALLRSVPCPGGSGRPMLYSLSGTPPDLIEDPGARPACPFAPRCDTCMEICTRAAPPEFSVSEEHRVRCWLRHPLAPDRGTGLLKSLIGGPCPPHPPAGEQVPLHPY, encoded by the coding sequence GTGAACGGCGCGGACAAAGGGATTGCGCACGAGAAGATCGCGGGTGGGGGGACCGAGGACGGAAAGATCCTCGAGGTCCGGAACCTGAACGTGCACCTGAACACCCGCGACGGCCGCCTTCACGTCGTTCGGGACGTCTCCTTCGCCCTCGGCTCCGGCGAGACGCTCGTGACGGTCGGGGAGTCGGGCTGCGGAAAGTCCATGACGGCGCGGGCCCTGATGCGCCTTCTGCCGGACGAGGCGGTCGAGGTCCCGGGGAGCTCCCGCATCCTGTACCGGGGGCGGGACCTCCTGAGGCTGACGGAGCGGGAGATGCAGCGCGTCCGAGGCCGGAGCCTGGCGATGGTCTTCCAGGACCCCTCGACCTCGCTGGACCCTACCCTGACGATCGGGGAGCAGGTAGAGGAGACCCTGCTGCTCCACACGAGGCTGCGGGGCCCCGAGAGGCGGCTCCGGGTGCTCGAGATGCTGCACGCCGTGGGGATATCGAGCCCGGAGACGCGCATGAGGCAGTACCCGCACGAGCTCTCGGGCGGGATGCGCCAGCGTGTCATGATCGCCTCGGCCCTGGTCGGGACGCCCCGCGTCCTGATCGCGGACGAGCCCACGACGGCCCTCGACGTCACCACCCAGGCCGACATCCTGGACCTGATCCGGGAGCTCCAGCGGCGCTTCGAGCTCTCGGTGCTGCTGGTCACGCACGACCTGGGCGTCGCATCGGAGGTCGGGGACCGCATCCAGGTGATGTACGCGGGACAGATCCTGGAGAGCGCCCCGAAGCGGGAACTGCTCCTCAGGCCCGCCCACCCCTACACCTGGGCGCTGCTGCGTTCCGTACCGTGTCCGGGGGGCTCGGGCCGCCCGATGCTCTACTCCCTATCCGGGACGCCGCCCGACCTGATCGAGGACCCCGGGGCCCGTCCCGCCTGCCCCTTCGCGCCGCGCTGTGACACCTGCATGGAGATCTGCACCCGCGCCGCGCCGCCGGAGTTTTCGGTGTCCGAGGAGCACCGGGTGCGGTGCTGGCTGCGCCATCCTTTGGCGCCTGACAGGGGAACAGGTCTCCTAAAGTCCCTTATCGGGGGGCCTTGCCCCCCGCACCCCCCAGCAGGGGAACAAGTCCCCCTGCACCCCTACTGA
- a CDS encoding ATP-binding cassette domain-containing protein → MVPTKKTLLRVERLCRYFRLRGGRILRAVDDVSFEVARGETLGIVGESGCGKSTLGRTILGLHPATSGSVFFDGLDVHAARGAERLHFKKRAQIVLQNPYASLNPRMTVGDIVAEGLDAHRLCRDKREREERVCRLLERMGLRPEFRSRYPHEFSGGQCQRIGIARALAVEPELLVCDEPISALDVSIQAQIVNLLVDLRRDLGLTSLFIAHDLAVVRHISDRVGVLYLGALVELAGTAQLYGEPLHPYTRALLSSIPDVDPDNPMSARRVRLSGEVGSPVDFQCGCRFAPRCPLAEERCRQFRPELEEVSPGHFVACHRVGRG, encoded by the coding sequence ATGGTGCCGACGAAAAAAACGCTGCTGCGCGTGGAGCGCCTCTGCCGGTACTTCCGGCTCCGCGGAGGCCGCATCCTGAGGGCGGTGGACGACGTCAGCTTCGAGGTCGCCCGGGGAGAGACCCTGGGGATCGTCGGGGAGTCCGGGTGCGGCAAGAGCACCCTGGGCCGGACCATCCTGGGGCTTCACCCCGCGACCTCCGGCTCCGTGTTCTTCGACGGGCTCGACGTGCACGCCGCCAGGGGGGCCGAGCGGCTGCACTTCAAGAAGCGGGCGCAGATCGTGCTGCAGAACCCCTACGCCTCCCTGAACCCCCGGATGACCGTCGGGGACATCGTGGCCGAGGGGCTGGACGCCCACCGCCTGTGCCGGGACAAGCGGGAACGCGAGGAGCGGGTCTGCCGCCTTCTCGAGCGGATGGGGCTGAGGCCGGAGTTCCGCTCCCGATACCCCCACGAGTTCTCCGGCGGGCAGTGCCAGCGCATCGGCATCGCCCGGGCCCTGGCCGTGGAGCCGGAGCTGCTGGTCTGCGACGAGCCGATCTCGGCGCTGGACGTCTCCATCCAGGCCCAGATCGTCAACCTCCTCGTGGACCTGCGGCGGGACCTCGGGCTGACGTCGCTCTTCATCGCGCACGACCTGGCCGTGGTGCGCCACATCTCCGACCGCGTCGGAGTCCTGTACCTGGGCGCCCTCGTGGAGCTGGCCGGGACGGCCCAACTCTACGGGGAGCCGCTTCACCCGTACACCCGGGCGCTGCTCTCGTCCATCCCGGACGTCGATCCGGACAACCCCATGAGCGCGCGGAGGGTGCGCCTGAGCGGCGAGGTGGGCAGCCCCGTCGATTTTCAGTGCGGCTGCCGTTTTGCCCCACGCTGCCCGCTGGCCGAGGAACGGTGCCGTCAGTTCCGGCCCGAGCTCGAGGAGGTGTCGCCGGGCCACTTCGTGGCGTGTCATCGCGTCGGGAGGGGCTGA